Proteins from one Falco cherrug isolate bFalChe1 chromosome 7, bFalChe1.pri, whole genome shotgun sequence genomic window:
- the FBXO22 gene encoding F-box only protein 22, protein MEAAAKGGFVLGNLAEVVERVLGFLPTKALLRAACVSRLWRECARRALRARQRVAWVSALEPGPAESHALVRALARELEKVQVLPHTVLYVADAETFSGHEECHEQKKARKRNSKETATALEKLLPKRCQVLGLVTPGIVVTPMGSSSNQPQEIEEGEAGFALLFPKIDGVKIHTFHFSKDLKNRVFDESKFAEAGLKNNPDLRVVLLFGYNSWKSGATRFLHQIVNPLNEKSIILAGGQVESFTSLTSETSNAQPGDACGVVGLAFSGPQIQSATVLLDQDVADERTAEAAMQRLKAANIPECNTIGFMFACVGRGYRHYKTKRNMEADAFRKFFPNVPLFGFFGHGEIGCDRIVTGNFVLRECNDIKDDLLHGYTTVMTLIHLGSTKANQA, encoded by the exons ATGGAGGCCGCAGCCAAGGGCGGCTTCGTCCTGGGCAACCTGGCCGAGGTGGTGGAGCGCGTCCTCGGCTTCCTGCCCACCAAGGCGCTGCTGCGCGCCGCCTG CGTGAGCCGGCTATGGAGGGAGTGCGCCCGGCGGGCCCTGCGGGCGAGGCAGCGCGTCGCCTGGGTGTCGGCGCTGGAGCCGGGCCCCGCCGAGAGCCACGCGCTGGTGCGCGCGCTGGCCCGCGAGCTGGAG AAGGTGCAGGTGCTGCCGCACACGGTGCTGTACGTGGCAGACGCAGAGACGTTCAGCGGACACGAGGAATGCCATGAGCAGAAGAAAG CCAGGAAGAGAAACAGTAAAGAAACAGCAACCGCACTTGAAAAATTGTTGCCAAAGCGATGTCAGGTTCTTGGACTGGTCACCCCAGGGATTGTAG ttACCCCTATGGGTTCAAGCAGTAATCAGCCTCAAGAAATTGAAGAGGGCGaagctggttttgctctgttGTTTCCCAAAATTGATGGGGTGAAAATTCATACCTTCCATTTTTCTAAAGACTTGAAGAACAGGGTCTTTGATGAAAGTAAATTTGCGGAAGCAG gTCTGAAGAATAACCCGGATCTCCGGGTGGTTCTTCTGTTTGGCTACAACTCCTGGAAGTCTGGAGCTACTCGATTTCTTCATCAAATAGTCAATCCCTTGAATGAGAAAAGTATCATCCTGGCTGGGGGACAAGTGGAGAGCTTTACATCGCTTACCTCTGAGAC TAGCAACGCGCAGCCCGGCGATGCCTGTGGTGTGGTCGGGCTGGCTTTCAGTGGGCCCCAGATCCAGAGTGCCACTGTCCTGTTAGACCAGGACGTAGCCGATGAGAGGACAGCAGAAGCCGCCATGCAGCGTCTCAAAGCAGCAAACATCCCGGAGTGTAACACCATTGGCTTCATGTTTGCCTGTGTTGGCAGAGGATATCGGCATTATAAAACCAAAAGGAATATGGAAGCGGATGCCTTCAGGAAGTTTTTTCCAAACGTTCCCCTCTTTGGCTTTTTTGGACATGGGGAAATAGGATGTGATCGAATAGTTACTGGGAATTTCGTATTAAGAGAATGTAATGACATAAAGGATGACCTGCTGCATGGTTACACTACTGTTATGACCCTTATTCATCTTGGTTCAACTAAAGCAAACCAAGCgtaa